One window of Myxocyprinus asiaticus isolate MX2 ecotype Aquarium Trade chromosome 6, UBuf_Myxa_2, whole genome shotgun sequence genomic DNA carries:
- the LOC127442140 gene encoding phakinin-like isoform X2 has translation MPLPRRRSSFLGQTAAERPGSVGRMSAAGTAAPRGVFVGMVPTSSLGARVSRRALGISSVFLQGLRSTSVPMVTQYGDRGHPFGFDSLNTCLLEYRDKVHALEQLNLQLEDQIRHCLDRNATSAGTWSGLKQDWEDAYIQVSEAILDNARLMLQTENIQANAEDFKDRYENEQPFRKAVEEEINSLYKVIDDASLTRMDLENQIESMKNELMDVEQSHIEDVKVLYKQMAGCEVDEPDAPMETSLDQILAFIRSHWERVVEKNRAETDAYLECKADSVNSKLSQEEEELECLKTECNDAGCKIQSLQAETESIRALKRGLENALNDAKHWHDIELQNLSSVIAKLEAELTDVRGEIEQQQHDHETLLNNKMRLELEIGTYHGILDGEESRFYSSAFPSGSSVPEGRIQPSTSGPQDEGSNAPGAPEEQKSE, from the exons ATGCCTCTGCCACGACGCCGATCCTCTTTCCTGGGCCAAACTGCTGCCGAGCGGCCAGGCAGTGTGGGCCGTATGAGTGCGGCAGGGACCGCCGCACCTCGGGGAGTGTTTGTAGGCATGGTTCCCACAAGCAGCCTGGGTGCACGTGTTTCCCGCAGAGCTCTGGGCATCAGCAGCGTGTTCTTGCAGGGACTTAGGAGCACCAGTGTCCCTATGGTGACCCAGTATGGAGACCGGGGCCACCCGTTTGGTTTTGACAGCCTCAACACCTGCCTGCTGGAGTACCGTGACAAAGTTCATGCTCTGGAGCAACTTAACCTACAGCTTGAGGACCAGATCAGACACTGTCTTGATCGTAATGCCACTAGTGCTGGAACATGGAGTGGCCTGAAGCAAGACTGGGAGGATGCCTATATACAG GTGAGTGAGGCCATCTTGGACAACGCTCGTCTTATGCTCCAGACTGAAAATATTCAAGCCAATGCAGAGGACTTCAAAGACAG GTATGAGAATGAACAGCCGTTCCGCAAGGCAGTGGAGGAGGAGATAAACTCACTGTACAAGGTCATCGATGACGCAAGCCTGACAAGGATGGACCTGGAGAACCAGATTGAAAGCATGAAGAATGAACTTATGGATGTGGAGCAAAGTCACATAGAG GATGTTAAAGTGCTTTATAAGCAGATGGCTGGGTGTGAGGTTGATGAACCAGATGCTCCCATGGAGACCAGTCTGGACCAGATTCTAGCTTTCATCCGCTCTCACTGGGAAAGGGTTGTTGAGAAGAACCGTGCTGAGACTGATGCTTACCTTGAGTGCAAG GCTGACAGTGTGAACAGTAAGCTCAGTCAAGAAGAGGAAGAACTTGAGTGCCTGAAGACAGAGTGCAATGACGCGGGGTGCAAGATTCAGAGTCTACAGGCTGAGACCGAGTCTATTAGAGCTTTG AAACGAGGCCTGGAGAATGCCCTTAATGATGCCAAGCACTGGCACGACATTGAGCTGCAAAATCTGAGCTCTGTTATTGCGAAGCTGGAGGCAGAGCTCACAGATGTCCGTGGGGAAATTGAGCAGCAACAACATGACCATGAAACTTTACTCAACAACAAGATGAGGCTGGAGCTGGAAATCGGAACATATCATGGAATCCTGGATGGAGAAGAGAGCAGATTCTACTCCTCAGC GTTCCCAAGTGGTTCTTCAGTACCTGAGGGACGAATTCAGCCTTCCACCTCTGGACCACAGGATGAAG GTTCTAATGCTCCAGGCGCTCCAGAAGAACAAAAGAGTGAATAA
- the LOC127442140 gene encoding phakinin-like isoform X1 encodes MPLPRRRSSFLGQTAAERPGSVGRMSAAGTAAPRGVFVGMVPTSSLGARVSRRALGISSVFLQGLRSTSVPMVTQYGDRGHPFGFDSLNTCLLEYRDKVHALEQLNLQLEDQIRHCLDRNATSAGTWSGLKQDWEDAYIQVSEAILDNARLMLQTENIQANAEDFKDRYENEQPFRKAVEEEINSLYKVIDDASLTRMDLENQIESMKNELMDVEQSHIEDVKVLYKQMAGCEVDEPDAPMETSLDQILAFIRSHWERVVEKNRAETDAYLECKQADSVNSKLSQEEEELECLKTECNDAGCKIQSLQAETESIRALKRGLENALNDAKHWHDIELQNLSSVIAKLEAELTDVRGEIEQQQHDHETLLNNKMRLELEIGTYHGILDGEESRFYSSAFPSGSSVPEGRIQPSTSGPQDEGSNAPGAPEEQKSE; translated from the exons ATGCCTCTGCCACGACGCCGATCCTCTTTCCTGGGCCAAACTGCTGCCGAGCGGCCAGGCAGTGTGGGCCGTATGAGTGCGGCAGGGACCGCCGCACCTCGGGGAGTGTTTGTAGGCATGGTTCCCACAAGCAGCCTGGGTGCACGTGTTTCCCGCAGAGCTCTGGGCATCAGCAGCGTGTTCTTGCAGGGACTTAGGAGCACCAGTGTCCCTATGGTGACCCAGTATGGAGACCGGGGCCACCCGTTTGGTTTTGACAGCCTCAACACCTGCCTGCTGGAGTACCGTGACAAAGTTCATGCTCTGGAGCAACTTAACCTACAGCTTGAGGACCAGATCAGACACTGTCTTGATCGTAATGCCACTAGTGCTGGAACATGGAGTGGCCTGAAGCAAGACTGGGAGGATGCCTATATACAG GTGAGTGAGGCCATCTTGGACAACGCTCGTCTTATGCTCCAGACTGAAAATATTCAAGCCAATGCAGAGGACTTCAAAGACAG GTATGAGAATGAACAGCCGTTCCGCAAGGCAGTGGAGGAGGAGATAAACTCACTGTACAAGGTCATCGATGACGCAAGCCTGACAAGGATGGACCTGGAGAACCAGATTGAAAGCATGAAGAATGAACTTATGGATGTGGAGCAAAGTCACATAGAG GATGTTAAAGTGCTTTATAAGCAGATGGCTGGGTGTGAGGTTGATGAACCAGATGCTCCCATGGAGACCAGTCTGGACCAGATTCTAGCTTTCATCCGCTCTCACTGGGAAAGGGTTGTTGAGAAGAACCGTGCTGAGACTGATGCTTACCTTGAGTGCAAG caGGCTGACAGTGTGAACAGTAAGCTCAGTCAAGAAGAGGAAGAACTTGAGTGCCTGAAGACAGAGTGCAATGACGCGGGGTGCAAGATTCAGAGTCTACAGGCTGAGACCGAGTCTATTAGAGCTTTG AAACGAGGCCTGGAGAATGCCCTTAATGATGCCAAGCACTGGCACGACATTGAGCTGCAAAATCTGAGCTCTGTTATTGCGAAGCTGGAGGCAGAGCTCACAGATGTCCGTGGGGAAATTGAGCAGCAACAACATGACCATGAAACTTTACTCAACAACAAGATGAGGCTGGAGCTGGAAATCGGAACATATCATGGAATCCTGGATGGAGAAGAGAGCAGATTCTACTCCTCAGC GTTCCCAAGTGGTTCTTCAGTACCTGAGGGACGAATTCAGCCTTCCACCTCTGGACCACAGGATGAAG GTTCTAATGCTCCAGGCGCTCCAGAAGAACAAAAGAGTGAATAA